From a single Girardinichthys multiradiatus isolate DD_20200921_A chromosome 17, DD_fGirMul_XY1, whole genome shotgun sequence genomic region:
- the kics2 gene encoding KICSTOR subunit 2 — MAEAEELRPVPRERAILESFFAQLGMFSFDRAKDYVEKEKDSSRSFGAIWSSLLAALAHLSAAEKVYHNLTFLGQKIGGQSFFSRKDSIRTVYTSLYNELRKVVTMGRHNQPTSSSSSSSTSLEDLLSHLSEQLCHFTQARMEMADVYEKLHSLASQKSINSEELVSTLEAVLHKYSSKFHHPILARVEEGFQTEVDVVTQLMRCQAQVSEWHFLPALLSLHSAHTKLTAWAQFFQRQKETRKNLFGGQSQKAMQPPHLYVWLQRFHAALLAKFSFYFHEALSRQTAPGDMRTMTARTAPDYCGKISAFIRKHDASNVSLVFDNRGSVSFQGHGYHHPHSYREAPKGVEQFPAVVSLPSGERPLTHWPNVIMMMSDRAAELNTLEKVVQFYDDKVQSTYYLTRPEPHFTLVVIFDGRKSEKDQHITSFLQEISGSLRNCKPFSILKPGSKG; from the exons ATGGCGGAGGCGGAGGAGCTGCGGCCCGTTCCGCGAGAGAGAGCCATCCTGGAGAGCTTCTTCGCTCAGCTCGGAATGTTCTCATTCGACCGAGCCAAGGACTACGTGGAGAAGGAGAAGGACAGCAGCCGGAGCTTCGGGGCCATCTGGAGCTCTCTGCTGGCGGCGCTGGCTCACCTGTCCGCCGCGGAGAAGGTGTACCACAACCTGACATTCCTGGGGCAGAAGATAG GCGGCCAGTCGTTCTTCAGCCGGAAAGACTCCATCCGCACTGTCTACACGTCACTGTACAATGAACTTAGGAAGGTGGTGACCATGGGGCGCCACAACCAGCCTACTTCTTCCTCTTCATCGTCCTCCACCTCCCTCGAGGACCTGCTGTCTCACCTGTCGGAGCAGCTGTGCCACTTCACCCAGGCCCGGATGGAGATGGCCGACGTGTACGAGAAGCTGCACTCGCTGGCCAGCCAGAAGAGCATCAACTCAGAAGAGCTGGTCTCCACGCTGGAGGCCGTCCTGCACAAGTACAGCTCCAA GTTCCACCACCCTATCCTGGCCCGGGTGGAGGAGGGTTTCCAGACGGAGGTGGATGTAGTGACCCAGTTGATGCGCTGCCAGGCCCAGGTGTCGGAATGGCACTTCCTGCCCGCCCTGCTCAGCCTGCATAGCGCTCACACCAAACTCACAGCTTGGGCTCAGTTTTTCCAGCGGCAGAAGGAGACCCGGAAGAATCTGTTCGGGGGTCAGTCCCAGAAGGCCATGCAGCCTCCTCATTTGTACGTGTGGCTGCAGCGTTTCCATGCAGCGCTGCTCGCCAAGTTCAGCTTCTACTTCCACGAAGCTCTGAGCCGGCAGACGGCTCCTGGAGACATGAGAACCATGACCGCCCGGACCGCACCGGACTACTGCGGTAAGATCTCCGCTTTCATCAGGAAGCACGATGCCAGCAATGTGTCGCTGGTGTTTGACAACCGCGGCTCAGTGAGCTTCCAGGGCCACGGCTACCACCACCCGCACTCGTACCGAGAGGCCCCCAAAGGTGTGGAGCAGTTCCCGGCGGTGGTGTCGCTGCCTTCAGGGGAGCGGCCACTCACGCACTGGCCCAACGTCATCATGATGATGAGTGACCGCGCTGCCGAGCTCAACACTCTGGAGAAAGTGGTTCAGTTCTACGACGATAAGGTCCAGAGCACATACTACCTTACCCGGCCCGAGCCACACTT